Below is a window of bacterium DNA.
CCGCCGAGCTCCAGCCCTACGCCGATAAACCGTTCGGCCGCCACTTTTTGGATCGAGTGGCCGCCGGGAACCGAACCGGTAAAAGCGACAAAATCCACCCGCGGATCAAGAATCACTTTGGAGGTGTTGTCATGATCGAGATGAAGATACTGAAACAATCCCTCAGGCAGTCCAGCCAGTGTGAACGCTTCGGCGAATCTTTCCGCCACCAGCGGCGTTTGCGCCGAATGCTTCAACACGATGGCGTTGCCGGCCAGCAGCCCGGGCACAATGCTGTTCACCGCGATTAAATAGGGATAATTCCAGGCCGGCACGACGAACACGACGCCCATGGGCTCGCGTTTGATATAGCGGTGAAAGCCCTCTTTCTCGCCGACCTGAATATCTTTGAGCGCGGATTCGGCGAGGGACATCATGCCGTTGGCGCGCTCCAGGGTTCCGCGCACCTCATTGGGCCCGTAGCGCAGAGGCCGTCCCATCTGCCAGCTCAGCTCTTCGCTGATGCGGGCGCTGAGGCTCTGAAACGCATCGACGAATTTTTTTATGTACGGTACACGCTCGGCCACCGGCACACTTCGCCACGCCTTCTGCGCCCGCACCGCGTTGGTGAGCGCCGTTTCGATGGCTCTGCCGTCCGCAAACGGCCGTTCCACATACACCTGGTCGTTTACAGGCGAAATAACTTTTAATGTTTTGGCCATGGATTTTTCCTTTCCTGATATGCAGTTCAAACTATCTAGTGCTTATATTCTTTCAAAATATCGTTTTCTTTCCCAATCCGTTACCGCGCGATCGAATAGATCGCATTCGCTGTGATAGAAATGGCTGTAGTGGCGGTGAACGGCTTCGCCGAAGACTTGCCGTGCAAAGCCGCTGCCATGGAACAGGTCTGCAGCCTCGCGCAGAGTCATTGGAATTTTAGCGATCTCGCCGGCCTGATAGCTGTCGCCCTGAAACATCACCGGCGGCTCCAACCGGCGGTCAATGCCGTCGAAACCCGAAGCCAGGCTGGCGGCAAATGCCAAATAGGGGTTGCAATCCGCGCCCGGAACCCGGCATTCAATGCGCAGGCTGGGCCCGCTGCCGAGGATGCGAAAGCCGGCAGTGCGGTTGTCATAACTCCATCCCAACCGCGTCGGCGCCCAGGATCCCACTTGATAGCGCTTATATGAGTTGATGGTGGGTGCATAAAAGACCATCATCTCCGGCACATGGTTGATCCAGCCGGCGAGAAACCAGCGAAAATAGTCCGAACCCTTCACCGGGCCCAGCGCCTGGTCGCCGGCAAAAACGTTACGGCCGTCCTGCCACAGACTGATGTGCAGGTGGCAGCTGGAGCCAGCCTGGCCGGCATCCGGTTTGGCCATAAAGGTGAGGCTGATGTTCAGCTGCTCGGCCGTCTCCTTCATGCACTGCTTGTACACGCAATGCCGGTCAGCCATGGTTAATACATCGCTGTAGCGCACGTTCATTTCATGCTGACCAAGCCCCCACTCCCCTTTGGAGGTCTCCACCGGCACGCCGGACTGCTTGAGATGGCGTCGCACCAGACCATTAAAGCTCTCCTCGCGCGTGCCCTGAAGCATATGGTAATCTTCAATATACCATCCTGCAGGCTGGAGATGGCGGTATTCTTTATGCGCCGCGGTACGAAAAGAATCCTGAAAAAGATAGTATTCCAGTTCCGATCCCGCCATCACGGTAAAGCCGGCTTCTTCGGCCTTTTCAATCTGTTGCAGTAGAATGGAGCGCGGCGCCACCGCCACCCGATTCGGCGAGTTTTCCTCATAAACGTTGCAGATCACCAGAGCAGTCCGCTCCAACCAGGAGGCGACGCGCAGCGTGCTCCAATCGGGGACCAGATGAAAATCGCCATAGCCGGTCTGCCAGCTGGCATAGTCATACCCCTGGACCGGCTCCATCTCCATATCCACTGTAAGCAGATAGTTGCACGCATGTCCGCCGTGTTCTCGAACCTCGTGGATAAAATATTCGGCATCAAAGCGCTTGCCCAGGAAGCGGCCATAGTGATCGGTAAATACCAGCGCCACGGTTTCGATGGCGCCGGACTGCACCAAATCGATCAACTCCTGTTGCGTGAGCATGCCGTGCAGACCGGATTCTCTGCTCATGGGTGCATCCTCGATTCTCTGGCTGTCGGTCGAATTTTAAAACAAGTCATAAGATGTTTAATTATCCGCACAATTACAAGGAAAAAATATATCCGAAACGGCGCAGACGAAAAATATTCTTTGTTTGTCAGTTAAATCTAAAGTAACTTATCCAGTCGTTCCCTGCCCCGTGCGTTGTCGGCCCAGGGAGTGAGCCTCGTTGCGTCATACTGAATAAGACAATTCAATGAAATCAAAATCACTGACTTTTTACGCCTGGCTGTCCATCGCAACAGCCCTGGTGACGATAAGCCTAAAAAGCTTAGCCTATCTGCTCACCGGCTCGGTGGGTTTGCTGTCCGACGCCTTGGAATCCCTGGTCAATCTGACTGCGGCGTTCATGGCTCTGGCCATGCTGACGATAGCCGCGCGGCCGCCGGATGAACTGCACGCTTTTGGCCATTCCAAAGCGGAATATTTTGCCAGCGGCGTGGAAGGCGCTCTGATTCTGTCCGCGGCGGCCATGATCTGCTGGACAGCCATACCGAGGCTGGTAACGCCGCAGCCGCTGGAAAAAGTGGGCCTTGGTCTGGTGATCTCTATGGCCGCATCTGCTGCCAATCTGCTGGTGGGTCGCATCCTCATGAGCGCCGGCCGCAAGCATCGCTCTATTGCGCTGGAGGCCGATGCACATCATCTTATGACTGATGTCTGGACTTCTGCCGGAGTCCTGATCGGAATCGCCGCAGTTTCAATCACGGGTTGGATGCGTTTAGATCCCATCATCGCGCTGCTGGTGGCGGTCAATATTATTTGGACCGGATTCCAGCTTCTCCGTCGCTCAGCGTTGGGCTTGATGGATACGGCTTTGGAGGATCATGACTTGACCACAGTAAAGCAGATGCTCGAAAGCTATGCCGACCGGCATGTGCACTATCACGCTCTCTGGACTCGACAAGCCGGCAGCCGTAAATTCATCTCCGTGCACATCCTGGTTCCTGGACAATGGTCGGTCCAACAGGGGCACCAAATTCTGGAGGAACTGGACAAAGACATCCACCGGCTTATGCCAGGCGTTCATCTTTTCACTCATCTGGAACCCGTCGATGATCCTGCAGCTCTGCAGGATACCACCCTGGATCGTCCATCGTTGGTCAGCTGATCATTCCTCAAGCCTGATTCTGCAACTCCGGCCAAGTCGACAAAACGCATCAGCGACCGGCCACCGTTATTTCCACATGCACCACTTGGATCGGATTGGACAGAACATCCGCAATCTCCACTACCTGCACTTGATCCTGCAGAGCGGACTGAGCCACGGAGTAGGTGAAAACGTTCTGCTCCCGCCCCTGCAGATCACAGACTGCGCTGTTGACGGCCAGCGCCGGCGCTGCCACGGTTTCGCCGGCGAGCGGGGCCAGCTCCACGACTGCCTGCACCGGCCGGCCCACCGGTTTGGGACCAGTGATCACGCGAAAAAAGAGTCGCGGCCCTTTGGCCGGCAACGGGTAATCGGTCGCCTCGCCGGGCGCAAAGACATCGTGAAAGGTCAGCAGATGGCGCCGCGGCAGAGACGCCAGCGTATCGATGGAGGACAGAGCCCGCAAAGTTTGCAGCCAGGTCTTCTGCGGCCAATAGTCGATAGTCCGAGTCAGAGTGGAAAAATAGTTGAACAGGTAAACAACATCCGCACCGCTGCTCAACACCCCCAGCGCAGCGCCGATTGCGGTTTGCGGCAACGCGATCCGCGCCGGTCCGTCCGGATACGCCTGTTCGCGGATCTCCAGGCCGCCGGCCAACGTGACCGGATAGGCTGCCAACATCCTTTTCCACTGCATCAGGGGCATTTGCGTGTCTATAGT
It encodes the following:
- a CDS encoding cation transporter, encoding MKSKSLTFYAWLSIATALVTISLKSLAYLLTGSVGLLSDALESLVNLTAAFMALAMLTIAARPPDELHAFGHSKAEYFASGVEGALILSAAAMICWTAIPRLVTPQPLEKVGLGLVISMAASAANLLVGRILMSAGRKHRSIALEADAHHLMTDVWTSAGVLIGIAAVSITGWMRLDPIIALLVAVNIIWTGFQLLRRSALGLMDTALEDHDLTTVKQMLESYADRHVHYHALWTRQAGSRKFISVHILVPGQWSVQQGHQILEELDKDIHRLMPGVHLFTHLEPVDDPAALQDTTLDRPSLVS
- a CDS encoding glutamine synthetase, giving the protein MSRESGLHGMLTQQELIDLVQSGAIETVALVFTDHYGRFLGKRFDAEYFIHEVREHGGHACNYLLTVDMEMEPVQGYDYASWQTGYGDFHLVPDWSTLRVASWLERTALVICNVYEENSPNRVAVAPRSILLQQIEKAEEAGFTVMAGSELEYYLFQDSFRTAAHKEYRHLQPAGWYIEDYHMLQGTREESFNGLVRRHLKQSGVPVETSKGEWGLGQHEMNVRYSDVLTMADRHCVYKQCMKETAEQLNISLTFMAKPDAGQAGSSCHLHISLWQDGRNVFAGDQALGPVKGSDYFRWFLAGWINHVPEMMVFYAPTINSYKRYQVGSWAPTRLGWSYDNRTAGFRILGSGPSLRIECRVPGADCNPYLAFAASLASGFDGIDRRLEPPVMFQGDSYQAGEIAKIPMTLREAADLFHGSGFARQVFGEAVHRHYSHFYHSECDLFDRAVTDWERKRYFERI
- a CDS encoding aldehyde dehydrogenase family protein — translated: MAKTLKVISPVNDQVYVERPFADGRAIETALTNAVRAQKAWRSVPVAERVPYIKKFVDAFQSLSARISEELSWQMGRPLRYGPNEVRGTLERANGMMSLAESALKDIQVGEKEGFHRYIKREPMGVVFVVPAWNYPYLIAVNSIVPGLLAGNAIVLKHSAQTPLVAERFAEAFTLAGLPEGLFQYLHLDHDNTSKVILDPRVDFVAFTGSVPGGHSIQKVAAERFIGVGLELGGKDPAYVRADANLPFAVENLVDGAFYNSGQSCCGIERIYVHESLYDRFFEGCVELTKQYRLDNPLNPETTLGPMAKRSGADTVRAHIAQALAKGGRALIDPTLFPNTKLGGNYLAPQILVDVDHSMDVMKEETFGPVVGIMKVKNDEQAIELMNDSPYGLTASVWTEDEAAAVRISDAIATGTCFMNRCDYLDPYLAWTGVKDTGRGCTLSIVGFEHITRPKSYHLRYKTK